The DNA sequence CGCGTCGTCGACGATCCGCTCGTCCTCGCCATCCATTGGCTCGAGCCAGCCGCGAAGCGCGGTGCGCCCCAATCGCACCGATTCGCGCACCGTCAGCCCGCCCAGCGCGGGCGGCTCCTGGGTGCTCGCTCCGACGAGTCCGGCCAGCGCACGCCGGCGCATCCGCCGCACGTCCTCGCCTCCCACCAGCACCGCGCCCGCCGAGGGCTCGAGGGCCCGATAGCAGCAGCGCAGCAGCGTCGTCTTGCCACTGCCATTGGGCCCCACCAGGCCGTGCACCTCGCCCGGCGCCACCGTGATGCCCACACCGCGGAGCACGTCGGCGCCGCCGAGGCGGGCCGTCACTCCGAGCGCCGTGAGCAGCACGGGAGCGGTACCGTCCGCCGTCGCAGGAATCTCCGCTGAAGTCATCGCGCCCCTTCCCGCCGGCTGTATTGCCGCCACAGCATCGCCAGGAACACGGGTCCGCCGGCCATCGCCGTCACGACGCCTACCGGCAACTCGGTGGTGGGACTGACGGTGCGGGCCACCACGTCGGCGAGCACCAGAACCAGCGCCCCGCCCAACGCCGCCACGGGGACGAGGCGGACGGCGTTGCGCCCCACCAGGAACCCGGCGGCATGCGGCACGAGCAGCCCGACGAATCCGATCGCCCCCGACACCGACACGGCCGCCGCGGTGAGCAGCGACACCGCCAGCAGCACCAGCAACCGGAACCGCCGCACGTTCATGCCCAGCGCCGCCGCCCCGTCGTCGCCGGCATGCAGCAGGTTGAGCCACCGTCCGCTCGCCATCACGCCGCCGCCCACCAGGAGCACGGCCGCGGCAGGAACGGCGAGGGTGGCCCAGCGCGCGTCGCCGAACCCGCCCGCGAGCCAGCGCATGACACTGCCCAGCGTGTGATCGTCGCCCACCACCAGCACGAAGAACGTGATCAGCGCCGAGAACACCATCGACATCGCCACGCCCGCGAGGATCACCGCGGTGACATCGCGAGCCTTGGCGCTCACCGCGATCGTGCCGGCCAGCGGGAGCAGCGCCCCGGCGAACGCGGCGGCCGGCAGAGTGAAGGCGCCCAGCGCTCCCGCCCCCAATCCGGTGACGATCACCAGCACCACCCCGAATCCGGCGCCCGATGAGATGCCCAGCAGGTAGGGGTCGGCGAGCGCGTTGCGGGTGACCGCCTGCGCCACCACACCCGCCACGGCCAGTGCGGCCCCCACGCACGCGGCGGTGAGCGCGCGAGGCAGGCGCGAGTCGACGACGATCACCTCGCGCGCGGGCGTCCACCACGGCGCCCACGAGCCCGTCCACCAGGTCGACGGGGTGACGGCGTGCGCGACGATCGCCCACACGTCGCCGAACGGGATCGTCACCGAGCCCAGCGACACCGACGCGCCGAGCGCAGCCAGCAGCGCGGCGGCCAGCGCGAACCCGATCATCACGGCGCGGCGCGAGGCGCGGCGCCCAGGGCCGGGCACGTCGCGCGCGGAGACGACCACGGACTCCCGGTTCCGCCGCGGTCCGGCGGCCCGGCCTGTTGCGGCGGGTGCGGTCATGACGGCCCCCTCACCCGGCGTCCTTGAACGCCTCGGGGTGCAGGCCGCGGGCGATGGTGTCGGCGGCACGCACCATGCGGGGGCTCTCGAACATGTCGGCGAGGGGCACCACGACGAACCGGTCGTTCTGCACGGCCGGGGTGGTGGCCATGATCGGCTGGTTCTTGAGGAAGTCGATCTTCTGCTGCGCCGTCTGATCGCCGTAGTCGAAGACGACGATGGCCTCGGGCGCGCGCTCGCCCACCGTCTCCCAGCTGGTGGGGAAGTACGGCTTGGGGCTGTCGGGGGTGATGTTGCGGGCGCCCGCGTACTCTGCGATGACGCTGCCGACGCCGCGGGTTCCGATGGTCGTGGGTTGATCGGTGCCCGAGTCGTAGAAGAAGGTGCTCACCGGCGCCGCACCGCTCGCGTCGATGCGGTCGCGGATGCTGTCGAGGCCGGAGACGATGCCGTCGACCGTCTCCTTCGCCTGCTCGGGGGTACCGAGCACCTGGCCGAGCTGCGTGAAGTCGTTCCGCAGCACCTCGAGCCCGGTGAACCCGTCGCCACAGTACTCGGAGAACAGGAAGGTGGCGATGCCGGCGGCTTCCAGTGCGTCGCGGCCGCGCCCGTCCTTGTCGGCGAAGGCGCTTGTCATGCCACCCACCACCAGGTCGGGGTTCTGGTCGAGCACCTGCTCGGCGGTGGGGAACCGCCCGGAGAGCTGCGGGATGGCGTTATAGGCGTCGGCGATCTCGGGCGCAGGGGGCGAGTCGGGGTAGGCGGAGCCGACGATGCGGTCGCCGGGGCCCAGGGCGATGAGCGTCTCGGTGACGTGCCCGTTGAGCGTGATGATCCGCTGCGGCGGCGCATCGAACGTCTCCGTGCGGCCGCAGTTCTGCACGGACACCGGCTGCGCGAACGCGGTGGTGGCTGATCCAGAGGCAGGCGCGGCAGAGGTGTCGGCCATGCCGGAGCCGCGGGAGCAGCCGGCCAGCGGTGCCACGAGCATGAGTGCGGCCGCGGAGGCGGCGAGCAGGCTCCGGATGGAAGAACCGGTACGAGCTCCGGACCGGGTGCGAGGGAATCCTGGGCGGGCCAACCTCGGGCCTTTCGACGGGTGGCCCTGGGAGCGGTCGCGGCGCGACGCGGCGGCGCCGGGCGTGCGGGACGATCCCGGACGCGGCGCGACGTGCCCACCGGACCCCTGCCCGCAGACCACGGCGGCACATGGGATCGCAGCACGCAGGCGCGGGTGATCGGGCTCGCCGCCGGATGGCGGCCTACCGTTGCGGGTCAGCGCCGGACTCTCACCGGACTTCCCCCACGCAAGCGTGGATGATGCTGCCCGACATTATGCACAGGCATGGCGCGCGCGCCGGAGGCGGGACCGCTGCTTCCACGGCCACCTCGGCACGGATTCCGGTGACTGACATCGTCAGGTCTCCGCCCGGTCTCCCCGGCACGCTGAAGCTCGGTCGGTCACAACCACGCCGGGTCGAGGTCCACCGTGGTGCGGTCGCGACTGGCGAGCAGGTCGAACTGCGGGCCGGTGCGCGGCAGCTCGTAGCGGTAGAAGTAGCGGGCGGCCGCGCGTTTGCCCTCGTAGAAGGCGCCGTCCTTCCCGCCGGTCGCCAGCAGCTGTTCCAGCCACATCCACGCGATCACCACGTGCCCGGCCGCCTCCAGGTAGACCGACGAGTTCGCCAGCGCCACCTGCGCGGTGTCCTCGGCGCCGTCGCCGGCCCACAGCGTGCCGGTGACCTCGGTGAGCCGTCGCACTGCCGCCGACAGCTGCTCGGCGTGCCCGGCCGCAGCGCCGCCGGCCTCCCGGGCCCGCTCCGCGGTGGCCTCGATGGTCTGCGCCAGCAGCACCAGCCCGGCGCCGCCCTGCATGATCATCTTGCGCCCCAGCAGGTCCAGGCCCTGGATGCCGTGGGTGCCCTCGTGGATGGGGTTGAGCCGGTTGTCGCGGTAGTACTGCTCCACGTCGTAGTCGCGGGTGTACCCGTAGCCGCCGTGCACCTGAATGGCCAGGCTGTTCGCGTGCAGGCACCACTGGCTGGGCCAGCTCTTGGCGATGGGCGTGAGCACGTCCAGCAGCAGCGTGATGCGGGCGCGGGCCGCGTCGTCGTCCGCCGTCGTCTCCTCGTCGACGAGCTTCGAGCAGTACAGCCCCAGCGCCAGCGCGCCCTCGGCGTACGCCTTCTGCGCCAGCAGCATCCGGCGCACATCGGCGTGCTCCACCAGCGCCACCGGCGGCGTGGCCGGGTCCTTCTCGCCGGGCCGGCGGCCCTGGGTGCGGGTGCGCGCGTACTCCAGCGACGCCTGATAGCCGGCGTAGCCGAGGGAGATGGCGCCGAAGCCGACGCCGATGCGCGCCTCGTTCATCATGTGGAACATGCAGGCGAGGCCCTTGTTCTCCTCGCCCACCAGGTAGCCCACGGCGCCGGCCTTCCCGTCCACCGGATGCGTCCCGTCGCCGAAGGCCAGCAGCGTGTTGGTGGTGCCACGGTTGCCCATCTTGTGGTTGAGCCCCACCAGGGTGACGTCGTTGCGCCCGCCGAGTGCGGCCTCGCCGCCGCGCTCGGCCGCCGTGCGCACGCCGCCGTCCGGCACGTGCTTGGGCACGATGAACAGCGAGATCCCCTTGACGCCCGCGGGCGCACCCGGCACCTTGGCCAGCACCAAGTGCACGATGTTCTCGGTCAACTCGTGGTCGCCGCCGGAGATCCACATCTTGGTGCCGGTGATCCGGTATCGCCCCGGCTCCCCGCCGTCGTCCTTGACCGCCTTGGTGGTGACGTCGGCCAGCGACGAGCCGGCCTGCGGCTCCGACAGGCACATGGTGCCGAACCACCGCCCGGCGAGCATGGGCTGCACGAAGGTGTCCACCTGCGCCGGCGAGCCGTGCGCCGCAAGGAGGTTCGCGTTGGCAATGGTGAGGAACGGGTAGCCGGCCGTGGAGATGTTCGCCGCCTGGAACCACGCCATCGCCGCGCGGGCCACGACAACCGGCAGCTGCATCCCGCCCAGTTCCCCGTCGAAGGTCCCGGCGATGAGCCCGGCCTCGGAGAACGCGTCGAGCGCCTTCTTCACCTCGGGGATCATCTCGACGGTGCCGTCGGGCAGCATGTGCGGCTCATTCGCGTCGGACGCCTTGTTGTGGGGCGCGAACAGGCTCATCGCCAGGTCCTCGGACAGGTCCATGACGGCGTCGAACGTCTCGCGCGAATGTTCGGCGAAACGACTCCGGGCAGTGAGGGATTCGACGTCCAGCCACTCGTAGAGCAGGAAGGCGAGGTCTTCGCGGGACAGCGGGCGGGCGGGCGATCCGGTCATGGTTTCTCCAGGCGTGTCGGGCGGTCCGGGCGGGACTGTCAGGCGGCCGAGACTCTCAGGCCGCCGGGACGATGACGCTGACCATCTCGACCACGCATGCGGGCTTGTCGCCGCCCTCGCGCTCGACGGTCACCCGCGTCACCGCCTGGAACCCCTGGCCGGAGGGCTCCACCGCGAGCAGCTCCACGCCCGCCCGCACACGCGAGCCCGCGGGCACGGTGGACGGGAAGCGCAGCCGGTTGGCACCGTAGTTGATGCCCATCGCGATGCCCTCGACCGTGTAGACCTGCCATGCCAGCATGGGCACCAGGCTCAGCGTGAGGAACCCGTGCGCGATGGTGGTGCCGAAGGGCCCCTGCGCCGCCTTCTCCGGATCCACGTGGATCCACTGGTGATCGCCCGTGGCCTCGGCGAAGGTGTCGATCTGCTCCTGGGTGACCGTGTGCCAGCCGGAGTAGCCCAGGTGGGTGCCCGCCGCGGCCTGGAGCGCGGGGATGCCGTCGAAGACCCTCATGCCTTGGGCCCACCTGCCACGTAGAGCACCTGGCCGGAGACGTATCCGGCGCCCTCGCTCGCGAAGAACGACACCGCGTGCGCGATGTCCGCGGGCACGCCGGTGCGTGCCACCGGGATCTCGGTGGCCATGTGCGCCTTGAACTCGTCGAACGGCACCCCGATGCGCTCGGCCGTGGCCTGCGTCATCTCCGTCTCGATGAATCCGGGTGCGATCGCGTTGGCGGTGACGCCGAACTTGCCCAGCTCCAGCGCCAGCGTCTTGGTGAAGCCCTGCATGCCGGCCTTGGCCGCCGCGTAGTTGGCCTGGCCGCGGTTGCCCAGGGCCGAGGTGCTGGACAGGTTGACGATGCGCCCCCACCCGGCCCGGGTCATGTGCGCCTGCGCAGCCCGCGACATGAGGAACGCCCCGCGCAGGTGCACGCCCATCACCGCGTCCCAGTCGTCGACGCTCATCTTGAACAGCAGGTTGTCGCGGATGATGCCGGCGTTGTTCACCAGGATCGTCGGCGCGCCCAGCTCGGCGGCCACCCTGTCGACGGCGGCGGTGGCGGCGGCCTCGTCGGAGACGTCGGCCCCCACGGCCAGCGCGCGGCCGCCCGCGGATCCGATCCGCTCGACCACCGGGCGGCAGGCCTCCTCGTCCAGGTCGAGCACCGCGACGACGTGCCCGTCGGCCGCGAGCCGTTCGGCGACGCCGGCGCCGATGCCGCGCGCCGCGCCCGTGACGATGGCGATTCTGGAATCGTTCATGCAGATCCTCCTGTGGGGCCGCCCCCGCATCGAGATGCCGGATTGCAGGTTACTAAGCGCTTGCTTAGGCTTATCATGACGCATGACACGGCCCGCGTCAAGAGTCGACCGCACCACCGCGCCGGATGGGGAACCACAATGAACGACGACGAACACACCGGGGCCGCCGGACGGGAGGACGGCCCCGCACCGGCCAGTCCCGCACCCGACCGGGCCGCATCGACCCGCGACCGGCTCGCCGAGGCCGCCACCGCCGCGTTCGCGGAGAAGGGGTTCGCCGGCACCACCACCCGCGACATCGCGGCCGCCGCCGGCATGAGCCCTGCCGCGCTGTACGTGCATCACCGATCCAAGGAGGAGCTGCTCTACGTGATCTCCAGGGCGGGCCACCGGGAGGCGCTGCACACCGTGCGCTCGGCTGCGGCCTCCTCGGACGACCCCGCCACGGCCCTCCGCGCGCTGGTGCACGACTACGCCCTGCAGCACGCCCGCGGCAGCACCCGGGCGCGCATCGTCAACTACGAGCTCGGCGCCCTCACTCCCGAGCACTTCACCGAGATCCGCGCGCTGCGCCGGGACATCGAGCACGAGGTGCGCGCACTGGTGGAGCGGGGGATCGCCGCGGGGGTCTTCGACACGCCCGACCGCGACTTCGCCGCCCTGGCGCTGCTGTCGCTGGGCATCGACATCGCGCGGTGGTATCGCCCGCACGGCCGGTGGAGCCCGGAGGAGGTGGCCCGCGGCTACGCCGACATGGCGCTGCGCATCGTCGGCTGCGGCGCACATCATTCCGCGACCAGAAAGGACGAGGCGACGCGATGAGCGACCAGGCATCCCCTACGGGCGGCCGCGAGCTCCGCCTGAGCCCGCACGTCACGCAGCTGCGCGGGCCCCACGGCGGCAAGTACCCGGCCGGCAATCCGCTGCGGGTGACGGCGGGCGACACCACCGTCATCATCGACTCCACCTTCGGCACCGACGTCTCCGCGTGCGACCTGCTGTTGCTCAGCCACTACCACGAGGACCACGTCGTAGGCGCCGGCGTGCACCGCGGGCAGGTCGCCGTGCACGCACGCGACGCCGACGCCGTGCGCTCGTGGGACGGGTTCCGCGCGGCGCTCGGCGTGGAGCCGGGCGGCTGGGAGCACGACATGGTCGAGGAGTTCTCCTGGTCGGCGCTCCCGGACGCGTCCGCGTTCGGCGACGACGCCGTCTTCGAGGTGGGTGGCGGCGTGACGATCCGCGTCGTGCCGCTGCCCGGCCACGCCGCCGGGCACTGCGGGTTCATGATCGAGCCCGACGGGGTGCTGTACCTCGCGGACGTGGACATGTCGTCGTTCGGGCCCATGTACGGCGACGCCGGCTCCAGCCTGGCCGACACGCGCGCGACGCTCGCCGCGTGCGCCGCAATGGAGGCCGCGGTGTACGCGCCGTACCACCACAAGGGTCCGTACTCCGACCGCGACGAGTACCAGGCCGCCCTCGCCGCGCATTCCGCCGTGCTGGACCAGCGCGAGCGGCGGCTGCTGGACCTGGTGGCCCAGGGCCACGCCACGGCCGATGCGCTGGTGGGGCGCGGCGTGATCTTCCGGCCCGGGCCACGCCCCGTCTACGCCGACGCGGTGGAACGCACGATGTGCGCCGACCACCTGGCCGAGCTCACGCGCCGCGGAGTGCTGGGCGGGTAACGGGCACGCGCCGCCGCGGGCGCGCCCGCATCCGGGTAGTGACGCAGCTCTCACTACGCGCTATTGTTGAAGTTGTCGTCAACTTCAACTCGGCCCGCCGGCCGCGCCGTCGACGCGCTCCCGGGTCCGTCCTCCGAAAGGTGACCATGCCCAACGTCATCGACCCCGTCCGCCGCCACGCCGCGGACAGCCCGGACAAGACCGCCGTGCGCGAGGGCGCCACCGACTGGAGTTTCGGTCGGCTGTACGCGGCCGCCCTCGCCTACGGTGCGGCGCTGCGCCGCGACGGCATCACCACCGGCGACAGGGTCCTGCTGACCGCGCCCACCACACCGGAGTTCATCGTCGCCTACCTGGGCATCCAGGCCGTGGGCGCCATCGCGGTGCCGGTCAACACGATGTCCACGGCTGCCGAGGTGGAGTACTACCTGTCCGATTCTGGCGCGACGCTGGCCGTGGGCTGGCACGGGCTGGGCCCGGCCGTCGCCGACGGCGCCGGCACCGCGGGCGTGCCGTACCGGGCGCTGCCGTCGATGGACGCCGCCGCCGTGCACACTGCCACAAGCACGTATATCGACGTGGTGGACCGCGAAGCCGACGACACCTGCGCCATCCTCTACACCTCGGGCACCACCGGCCGTCCCAAGGGCGCCCAGATCACGGTGGACAACCTGCTGGCGGCGGGCGAGATCGGCGCACACGGCGCCCGCGGCGGGGCCGACGACCGCACCGGCACCGGGCTGCCGCTGTTCCACGTGTTCGGCCAGGCGTCGGTGATGATGGCGGCCTTCTGCGGCGGCGGCATGCTGTCGCTGCTGCCGCGCTTCGACCCGGTGGCGATGATCGAGATGCTGCGACGCGACAAGCTCACCATCATGTGCGGCGTGCCCACCATGTGGAACGCCATGCTGCACGCCGCCTCCGATGCCTCGCCCGCGGATTTCGCGAGCCTGCGCGTCGCCGTCTCCGGAGGGGCCTCACTGCCGGGCGAGGTGGCCCGGGCGTTCGAGGCGAAGTTCGGCTGCACCCTCCTCGAGGGCTACGGGCTCACCGAGACGGCCGCCATCGCCACGTTCAACGACATCGACAAGGGGGGCAAGATCGGTTCCGTCGGCGCGCCCATGACCCGCATGGCGGTGGAGATCCGCGACCCCATCGAGGGCCACGCGTGCCCGCCCGGCGAAGTGGGCGAGGTGTTCGTCCAGGGCCCCACCGTCACCACCGGCTACTGGAACCGCCCCGACGCAACAGAGGCCGCACTGCGCGACGGCTGGTTCCGCACCGGCGACCTGGGCGTGCTCGACGACGAGGGCGACCTGCGCATCGTCGACCGGCTCAAGGACCTCATCATCCGCGGCGGCTACAACGTGTACCCGGGCGAGGTGGAGGAGGTGCTCTACGCGCACCCCGACGTGGTGGAGGCGGCCGTGGTGGGCGTGCCCGACGACCACTACGGCGAGGAGGTCGCGGCGCTCATCGTCGTCCGCCCCGAATCCAGCGCCGACGCGGACGCGATCGACACCTGGTGCCGGGAGCGGCTGTCCGCCTACAAGGTTCCGCGGCTCGTCCGGTTCACCGACTCGCTGCCCAAGGGGGCCACGGGAAAGATCCTCAAACGCGCCATCGATCGCGCCGGGCTGCGGGGAGCAGACGCATGAGCGCCCTTTCCGCACACTGCACCGCCGGCGCTTCCCGGCAGGTGCGCCTCGCCGCACGGCCCCGTGGGCGCACGGACGGGGACACCTGGGAGATCACGACCGCCCCGGTGCCCGAGCCCGGCGACGGCGCGTTCGTCGTACGCACCGAGCTGATCTCCGTCGACCCGGCGATGCGCGGCTGGCTCGACGACGTCCGCTCCTACGTGCCGCCAGTCGGCGTCGGTGAGGTGATGCGCGCGCACGCCGTCGGCCGTGTCGTGACCTCGCGGCACCCGGACTACCCGGAGGGCTCCGTGGTGTCCGGGACGTTCGGGGTGTGCGAGCACGCGCTCGTCGGCCCGGGCGGCATCCCGCTGCGCGCCGCGGGCGTCGAGGTGGTCGACGAGTCCATCGCCCCCGCCTCGGTGTGGCTGGGGGCACTGGGGTTCCCCGGCAAAACCGCATACTTCGGGCTCACCGACGTGGCCCGCATGCGCCCCGGCGAGACGGTGCTGATCTCCGGCGCCGCCGGCGCGGTCGGGTCCACCGCGGTGCAGATCGCCAAGCTCCACGGGTGCCGCGTTGTCGGCGTCGCGGGCGGCCCGGACAAGTGCGCCTGGCTCACCGACGAGCTGGGCGCGGATGCCGCAGTCGACTACAAG is a window from the Tomitella gaofuii genome containing:
- a CDS encoding FecCD family ABC transporter permease, with protein sequence MVVSARDVPGPGRRASRRAVMIGFALAAALLAALGASVSLGSVTIPFGDVWAIVAHAVTPSTWWTGSWAPWWTPAREVIVVDSRLPRALTAACVGAALAVAGVVAQAVTRNALADPYLLGISSGAGFGVVLVIVTGLGAGALGAFTLPAAAFAGALLPLAGTIAVSAKARDVTAVILAGVAMSMVFSALITFFVLVVGDDHTLGSVMRWLAGGFGDARWATLAVPAAAVLLVGGGVMASGRWLNLLHAGDDGAAALGMNVRRFRLLVLLAVSLLTAAAVSVSGAIGFVGLLVPHAAGFLVGRNAVRLVPVAALGGALVLVLADVVARTVSPTTELPVGVVTAMAGGPVFLAMLWRQYSRREGAR
- a CDS encoding ABC transporter substrate-binding protein, with the protein product MLVAPLAGCSRGSGMADTSAAPASGSATTAFAQPVSVQNCGRTETFDAPPQRIITLNGHVTETLIALGPGDRIVGSAYPDSPPAPEIADAYNAIPQLSGRFPTAEQVLDQNPDLVVGGMTSAFADKDGRGRDALEAAGIATFLFSEYCGDGFTGLEVLRNDFTQLGQVLGTPEQAKETVDGIVSGLDSIRDRIDASGAAPVSTFFYDSGTDQPTTIGTRGVGSVIAEYAGARNITPDSPKPYFPTSWETVGERAPEAIVVFDYGDQTAQQKIDFLKNQPIMATTPAVQNDRFVVVPLADMFESPRMVRAADTIARGLHPEAFKDAG
- a CDS encoding acyl-CoA dehydrogenase; this encodes MTGSPARPLSREDLAFLLYEWLDVESLTARSRFAEHSRETFDAVMDLSEDLAMSLFAPHNKASDANEPHMLPDGTVEMIPEVKKALDAFSEAGLIAGTFDGELGGMQLPVVVARAAMAWFQAANISTAGYPFLTIANANLLAAHGSPAQVDTFVQPMLAGRWFGTMCLSEPQAGSSLADVTTKAVKDDGGEPGRYRITGTKMWISGGDHELTENIVHLVLAKVPGAPAGVKGISLFIVPKHVPDGGVRTAAERGGEAALGGRNDVTLVGLNHKMGNRGTTNTLLAFGDGTHPVDGKAGAVGYLVGEENKGLACMFHMMNEARIGVGFGAISLGYAGYQASLEYARTRTQGRRPGEKDPATPPVALVEHADVRRMLLAQKAYAEGALALGLYCSKLVDEETTADDDAARARITLLLDVLTPIAKSWPSQWCLHANSLAIQVHGGYGYTRDYDVEQYYRDNRLNPIHEGTHGIQGLDLLGRKMIMQGGAGLVLLAQTIEATAERAREAGGAAAGHAEQLSAAVRRLTEVTGTLWAGDGAEDTAQVALANSSVYLEAAGHVVIAWMWLEQLLATGGKDGAFYEGKRAAARYFYRYELPRTGPQFDLLASRDRTTVDLDPAWL
- a CDS encoding MaoC family dehydratase, which encodes MRVFDGIPALQAAAGTHLGYSGWHTVTQEQIDTFAEATGDHQWIHVDPEKAAQGPFGTTIAHGFLTLSLVPMLAWQVYTVEGIAMGINYGANRLRFPSTVPAGSRVRAGVELLAVEPSGQGFQAVTRVTVEREGGDKPACVVEMVSVIVPAA
- a CDS encoding SDR family oxidoreductase, translated to MNDSRIAIVTGAARGIGAGVAERLAADGHVVAVLDLDEEACRPVVERIGSAGGRALAVGADVSDEAAATAAVDRVAAELGAPTILVNNAGIIRDNLLFKMSVDDWDAVMGVHLRGAFLMSRAAQAHMTRAGWGRIVNLSSTSALGNRGQANYAAAKAGMQGFTKTLALELGKFGVTANAIAPGFIETEMTQATAERIGVPFDEFKAHMATEIPVARTGVPADIAHAVSFFASEGAGYVSGQVLYVAGGPKA
- a CDS encoding TetR family transcriptional regulator; the encoded protein is MNDDEHTGAAGREDGPAPASPAPDRAASTRDRLAEAATAAFAEKGFAGTTTRDIAAAAGMSPAALYVHHRSKEELLYVISRAGHREALHTVRSAAASSDDPATALRALVHDYALQHARGSTRARIVNYELGALTPEHFTEIRALRRDIEHEVRALVERGIAAGVFDTPDRDFAALALLSLGIDIARWYRPHGRWSPEEVARGYADMALRIVGCGAHHSATRKDEATR
- a CDS encoding MBL fold metallo-hydrolase; this translates as MSDQASPTGGRELRLSPHVTQLRGPHGGKYPAGNPLRVTAGDTTVIIDSTFGTDVSACDLLLLSHYHEDHVVGAGVHRGQVAVHARDADAVRSWDGFRAALGVEPGGWEHDMVEEFSWSALPDASAFGDDAVFEVGGGVTIRVVPLPGHAAGHCGFMIEPDGVLYLADVDMSSFGPMYGDAGSSLADTRATLAACAAMEAAVYAPYHHKGPYSDRDEYQAALAAHSAVLDQRERRLLDLVAQGHATADALVGRGVIFRPGPRPVYADAVERTMCADHLAELTRRGVLGG
- a CDS encoding AMP-binding protein — protein: MPNVIDPVRRHAADSPDKTAVREGATDWSFGRLYAAALAYGAALRRDGITTGDRVLLTAPTTPEFIVAYLGIQAVGAIAVPVNTMSTAAEVEYYLSDSGATLAVGWHGLGPAVADGAGTAGVPYRALPSMDAAAVHTATSTYIDVVDREADDTCAILYTSGTTGRPKGAQITVDNLLAAGEIGAHGARGGADDRTGTGLPLFHVFGQASVMMAAFCGGGMLSLLPRFDPVAMIEMLRRDKLTIMCGVPTMWNAMLHAASDASPADFASLRVAVSGGASLPGEVARAFEAKFGCTLLEGYGLTETAAIATFNDIDKGGKIGSVGAPMTRMAVEIRDPIEGHACPPGEVGEVFVQGPTVTTGYWNRPDATEAALRDGWFRTGDLGVLDDEGDLRIVDRLKDLIIRGGYNVYPGEVEEVLYAHPDVVEAAVVGVPDDHYGEEVAALIVVRPESSADADAIDTWCRERLSAYKVPRLVRFTDSLPKGATGKILKRAIDRAGLRGADA
- a CDS encoding NADP-dependent oxidoreductase; this translates as MSALSAHCTAGASRQVRLAARPRGRTDGDTWEITTAPVPEPGDGAFVVRTELISVDPAMRGWLDDVRSYVPPVGVGEVMRAHAVGRVVTSRHPDYPEGSVVSGTFGVCEHALVGPGGIPLRAAGVEVVDESIAPASVWLGALGFPGKTAYFGLTDVARMRPGETVLISGAAGAVGSTAVQIAKLHGCRVVGVAGGPDKCAWLTDELGADAAVDYKAGSVGRALRAAAPDGVDVYFDNVGGPLLDSALAQLRTHARIALCGAISGYNATEPQPGPSRYLSLLVNRASMQGFIIFDYADRFPEATAALSAWIRRGLLATPTQIVDGTVDDFGATLNKLFDGANTGKLMLRIA